GAACTTCGTCCGACCGCTGAAGCACGACACCGGCCGGGTGCAGGCAATCGGCAAGGTCATTCACCTCGGCGGCAAGGTCGCAACGGCAGAGGGAAGCCTGGTCGACCGCGCCGGCAAGCTCTACGCGCACGCCACGACGACCTGCCTGCTGGTCAACGTACCGACGCGATCCGCGCCCTGATCTCCAAGGTCCTGACGCCTTTATCCGGCGACGACGTCGCGGAACGCCGGCTCCCTCTCGAAGACGGCTTTCGCGAAGGGACAGACGGGGACCAG
This portion of the Deltaproteobacteria bacterium genome encodes:
- a CDS encoding hotdog fold thioesterase translates to NFVRPLKHDTGRVQAIGKVIHLGGKVATAEGSLVDRAGKLYAHATTTCLLVNVPTRSAP